One window of Mus caroli chromosome 11, CAROLI_EIJ_v1.1, whole genome shotgun sequence genomic DNA carries:
- the Limk2 gene encoding LIM domain kinase 2 isoform X3: MTGPAMVAGEFKYHPECFACMSCKVIIEDGDAYALVQHATLYCGKCHNEVVLAPMFERLSTESVQDQLPYSVTLISMPATTECRRGFSVTVESASSNYATTVQVKEVNRMHISPNNRNAIHPGDRILEINGTPVRTLRVEEVEDAMKQTSQTLQLLIEHDPVPQRLDQLRMDAQLPPHTQSTGHALMLSTLDTKENQEGTLRRRSLRRSNSISKSPGPSSPKEPLLLSRDISRSESLRCSSSYSQQIFRPCDLIHGEVLGKGFFGQAIKVTHKATGKVMVMKELIRCDEETQKTFLTEVKVMRSLDHPNVLKFIGVLYKDKKLNLLTEYIEGGTLKDFLRSVDPFPWQQKVRFAKGISSGMAYLHSMCIIHRDLNSHNCLIKLDKTVVVADFGLSRLIVEERKRPPVEKATTKKRTLRKSDRKKRYTVVGNPYWMAPEMLNGKSYDETVDVFSFGIVLCEIIGQVYADPDCLPRTLDFGLNVKLFWEKFVPTDCPPAFFPLAAICCKLEPESRPAFSKLEDSFEALSLFLGELAIPLPAELEELDHTVSMEYGLTRDSPP; the protein is encoded by the exons ATGACGGGGCCAGCCATG GTGGCTGGGGAGTTTAAGTACCACCCAGAGTGCTTCGCCTGCATGAGTTGCAAGGTGATCATTGAGGATGGAGATGCATATGCCCTGGTGCAGCATGCTACACTCTACTG TGGGAAGTGCCACAACGAGGTGGTGCtggcacccatgtttgaaaggcTGTCTACAGAGTCTGTCCAGGACCAGCTGCCCTACTCTGTCACGCTCATCTCCATGCCTGCCACCACTGAGTGTAGACGCGGCTTCTCGGTGACTGTGGAAAGTGCCTCTTCTAACTATGCCACCACCGTTCAAGTGAAAGA GGTCAACCGGATGCACATCAGTCCCAACAACCGAAATGCCATCCACCCTGGGGACCGCATCTTGGAGATCAATGGGACCCCTGTCCGTACTCTGCGAGTAGAGGAG GTGGAGGATGCGATGAAGCAGACAAGCCAGACACTTCAGCTGCTGATTGAACATGACCCTGTGCCCCAGCGCCTGGACCAGTTACGGATGGATGCCCAGCTTCCTCCCCACACGCAGAGCACCGGACACGCGCTCATGCTCAGCACCTTGGACACCAAGGAGAATCAGGAGGGGACACTGAGGAGACGGTCTCTGAG GCGCAGTAACAGCATCTCCAAGTCTCCGGGCCCCAGCTCTCCCAAGGAGCCCCTGCTCCTCAGCCGGGACATAAGCCGCTCAGAATCCCTCCGCTGCTCCAGCAGCTACTCCCAGCAGATCTTCCGGCCCTGCGACCTGATCCACGGGGAGGTCCTGGGGAAGGGCTTCTTTGGGCAGGCCATCAAG GTGACTCACAAAGCCACAGGCAAAGTGATGGTCATGAAGGAGTTGATTCGCTGTGACGAGGAAACTCAGAAGACCTTCCTGACTGAG gtgaAAGTGATGCGGAGCCTGGACCACCCTAATGTGCTCAAGTTCATCGGAGTTCTGTACAAGGACAAGAAGCTGAACCTGCTGACCGAGTACATCGAGGGAGGCACACTCAAAGACTTCCTGCGCAGTGTG GACCCGTTCCCCTGGCAACAGAAGGTCAGGTTTGCCAAAGGCATCTCCTCTGGAATG GCCTATTTACACTCCATGTGCATCATCCACCGGGACCTGAACTCACACAACTGTCTCATCAAATTG GACAAGACAGTGGTGGTAGCCGACTTTGGGCTGTCACGGCTTATagtggaagagaggaaaaggccTCCAGTAGAGAAGGCCACCACCAAGAAACGCACCTTACGCAAGAGTGACCGCAAAAAGCGCTACACTGTGGTGGGAAACCCCTACTGGATGGCTCCCGAGATGCTGAATG gcAAGAGCTACGATGAGACGGTGGATGTCTTCTCTTTTGGGATCGTTCTCTGTGAG ATCATTGGGCAGGTTTATGCGGATCCCGATTGCCTGCCCCGCACACTGGACTTTGGCCTCAATGTAAAGCTTTTCTGGGAGAAGTTTGTCCCAACAGACTGTCCCCCAGCCTTCTTCCCCCTGGCTGCTATCTGCTGCAAACTAGAGCCTGAGAGCAG ACCGGCATTCTCAAAGCTGGAGGACTCGTTTGAGGCACTCTCCCTGTTCTTGGGGGAGCTGGCCATCCCACTGCCAGCAGAGCTAGAAGAACTGGACCACACTGTGAGCATGGAGTATGGCCTAACCCGGGACTCACCACCCTAG
- the Limk2 gene encoding LIM domain kinase 2 isoform X1 — protein sequence MAALAGDEAWRCRGCGTYVPLSQRLYRTANEAWHGSCFRCSECQESLTNWYYEKDGKLYCHKDYWAKFGEFCHGCSLLMTGPAMVAGEFKYHPECFACMSCKVIIEDGDAYALVQHATLYCGKCHNEVVLAPMFERLSTESVQDQLPYSVTLISMPATTECRRGFSVTVESASSNYATTVQVKEVNRMHISPNNRNAIHPGDRILEINGTPVRTLRVEEVEDAMKQTSQTLQLLIEHDPVPQRLDQLRMDAQLPPHTQSTGHALMLSTLDTKENQEGTLRRRSLRRSNSISKSPGPSSPKEPLLLSRDISRSESLRCSSSYSQQIFRPCDLIHGEVLGKGFFGQAIKVTHKATGKVMVMKELIRCDEETQKTFLTEVKVMRSLDHPNVLKFIGVLYKDKKLNLLTEYIEGGTLKDFLRSVDPFPWQQKVRFAKGISSGMAYLHSMCIIHRDLNSHNCLIKLDKTVVVADFGLSRLIVEERKRPPVEKATTKKRTLRKSDRKKRYTVVGNPYWMAPEMLNGKSYDETVDVFSFGIVLCEIIGQVYADPDCLPRTLDFGLNVKLFWEKFVPTDCPPAFFPLAAICCKLEPESRPAFSKLEDSFEALSLFLGELAIPLPAELEELDHTVSMEYGLTRDSPP from the exons GTGTTCCGAATGCCAGGAATCCCTCACCAACTGGTACTATGAGAAGGATGGGAAGCTGTACTGCCACAAGGACTACTGGGCCAAGTTTGGAGAATTCTGCCATGGGTGCTCCCTGCTGATGACGGGGCCAGCCATG GTGGCTGGGGAGTTTAAGTACCACCCAGAGTGCTTCGCCTGCATGAGTTGCAAGGTGATCATTGAGGATGGAGATGCATATGCCCTGGTGCAGCATGCTACACTCTACTG TGGGAAGTGCCACAACGAGGTGGTGCtggcacccatgtttgaaaggcTGTCTACAGAGTCTGTCCAGGACCAGCTGCCCTACTCTGTCACGCTCATCTCCATGCCTGCCACCACTGAGTGTAGACGCGGCTTCTCGGTGACTGTGGAAAGTGCCTCTTCTAACTATGCCACCACCGTTCAAGTGAAAGA GGTCAACCGGATGCACATCAGTCCCAACAACCGAAATGCCATCCACCCTGGGGACCGCATCTTGGAGATCAATGGGACCCCTGTCCGTACTCTGCGAGTAGAGGAG GTGGAGGATGCGATGAAGCAGACAAGCCAGACACTTCAGCTGCTGATTGAACATGACCCTGTGCCCCAGCGCCTGGACCAGTTACGGATGGATGCCCAGCTTCCTCCCCACACGCAGAGCACCGGACACGCGCTCATGCTCAGCACCTTGGACACCAAGGAGAATCAGGAGGGGACACTGAGGAGACGGTCTCTGAG GCGCAGTAACAGCATCTCCAAGTCTCCGGGCCCCAGCTCTCCCAAGGAGCCCCTGCTCCTCAGCCGGGACATAAGCCGCTCAGAATCCCTCCGCTGCTCCAGCAGCTACTCCCAGCAGATCTTCCGGCCCTGCGACCTGATCCACGGGGAGGTCCTGGGGAAGGGCTTCTTTGGGCAGGCCATCAAG GTGACTCACAAAGCCACAGGCAAAGTGATGGTCATGAAGGAGTTGATTCGCTGTGACGAGGAAACTCAGAAGACCTTCCTGACTGAG gtgaAAGTGATGCGGAGCCTGGACCACCCTAATGTGCTCAAGTTCATCGGAGTTCTGTACAAGGACAAGAAGCTGAACCTGCTGACCGAGTACATCGAGGGAGGCACACTCAAAGACTTCCTGCGCAGTGTG GACCCGTTCCCCTGGCAACAGAAGGTCAGGTTTGCCAAAGGCATCTCCTCTGGAATG GCCTATTTACACTCCATGTGCATCATCCACCGGGACCTGAACTCACACAACTGTCTCATCAAATTG GACAAGACAGTGGTGGTAGCCGACTTTGGGCTGTCACGGCTTATagtggaagagaggaaaaggccTCCAGTAGAGAAGGCCACCACCAAGAAACGCACCTTACGCAAGAGTGACCGCAAAAAGCGCTACACTGTGGTGGGAAACCCCTACTGGATGGCTCCCGAGATGCTGAATG gcAAGAGCTACGATGAGACGGTGGATGTCTTCTCTTTTGGGATCGTTCTCTGTGAG ATCATTGGGCAGGTTTATGCGGATCCCGATTGCCTGCCCCGCACACTGGACTTTGGCCTCAATGTAAAGCTTTTCTGGGAGAAGTTTGTCCCAACAGACTGTCCCCCAGCCTTCTTCCCCCTGGCTGCTATCTGCTGCAAACTAGAGCCTGAGAGCAG ACCGGCATTCTCAAAGCTGGAGGACTCGTTTGAGGCACTCTCCCTGTTCTTGGGGGAGCTGGCCATCCCACTGCCAGCAGAGCTAGAAGAACTGGACCACACTGTGAGCATGGAGTATGGCCTAACCCGGGACTCACCACCCTAG
- the Limk2 gene encoding LIM domain kinase 2 isoform X2 — MGSYLSVPAYFTSRDPFRCSECQESLTNWYYEKDGKLYCHKDYWAKFGEFCHGCSLLMTGPAMVAGEFKYHPECFACMSCKVIIEDGDAYALVQHATLYCGKCHNEVVLAPMFERLSTESVQDQLPYSVTLISMPATTECRRGFSVTVESASSNYATTVQVKEVNRMHISPNNRNAIHPGDRILEINGTPVRTLRVEEVEDAMKQTSQTLQLLIEHDPVPQRLDQLRMDAQLPPHTQSTGHALMLSTLDTKENQEGTLRRRSLRRSNSISKSPGPSSPKEPLLLSRDISRSESLRCSSSYSQQIFRPCDLIHGEVLGKGFFGQAIKVTHKATGKVMVMKELIRCDEETQKTFLTEVKVMRSLDHPNVLKFIGVLYKDKKLNLLTEYIEGGTLKDFLRSVDPFPWQQKVRFAKGISSGMAYLHSMCIIHRDLNSHNCLIKLDKTVVVADFGLSRLIVEERKRPPVEKATTKKRTLRKSDRKKRYTVVGNPYWMAPEMLNGKSYDETVDVFSFGIVLCEIIGQVYADPDCLPRTLDFGLNVKLFWEKFVPTDCPPAFFPLAAICCKLEPESRPAFSKLEDSFEALSLFLGELAIPLPAELEELDHTVSMEYGLTRDSPP, encoded by the exons ATGGGGAGTTACTTGTCTGTCCCAGCTTACTTCACCTCCAGAGACCCCTTTAG GTGTTCCGAATGCCAGGAATCCCTCACCAACTGGTACTATGAGAAGGATGGGAAGCTGTACTGCCACAAGGACTACTGGGCCAAGTTTGGAGAATTCTGCCATGGGTGCTCCCTGCTGATGACGGGGCCAGCCATG GTGGCTGGGGAGTTTAAGTACCACCCAGAGTGCTTCGCCTGCATGAGTTGCAAGGTGATCATTGAGGATGGAGATGCATATGCCCTGGTGCAGCATGCTACACTCTACTG TGGGAAGTGCCACAACGAGGTGGTGCtggcacccatgtttgaaaggcTGTCTACAGAGTCTGTCCAGGACCAGCTGCCCTACTCTGTCACGCTCATCTCCATGCCTGCCACCACTGAGTGTAGACGCGGCTTCTCGGTGACTGTGGAAAGTGCCTCTTCTAACTATGCCACCACCGTTCAAGTGAAAGA GGTCAACCGGATGCACATCAGTCCCAACAACCGAAATGCCATCCACCCTGGGGACCGCATCTTGGAGATCAATGGGACCCCTGTCCGTACTCTGCGAGTAGAGGAG GTGGAGGATGCGATGAAGCAGACAAGCCAGACACTTCAGCTGCTGATTGAACATGACCCTGTGCCCCAGCGCCTGGACCAGTTACGGATGGATGCCCAGCTTCCTCCCCACACGCAGAGCACCGGACACGCGCTCATGCTCAGCACCTTGGACACCAAGGAGAATCAGGAGGGGACACTGAGGAGACGGTCTCTGAG GCGCAGTAACAGCATCTCCAAGTCTCCGGGCCCCAGCTCTCCCAAGGAGCCCCTGCTCCTCAGCCGGGACATAAGCCGCTCAGAATCCCTCCGCTGCTCCAGCAGCTACTCCCAGCAGATCTTCCGGCCCTGCGACCTGATCCACGGGGAGGTCCTGGGGAAGGGCTTCTTTGGGCAGGCCATCAAG GTGACTCACAAAGCCACAGGCAAAGTGATGGTCATGAAGGAGTTGATTCGCTGTGACGAGGAAACTCAGAAGACCTTCCTGACTGAG gtgaAAGTGATGCGGAGCCTGGACCACCCTAATGTGCTCAAGTTCATCGGAGTTCTGTACAAGGACAAGAAGCTGAACCTGCTGACCGAGTACATCGAGGGAGGCACACTCAAAGACTTCCTGCGCAGTGTG GACCCGTTCCCCTGGCAACAGAAGGTCAGGTTTGCCAAAGGCATCTCCTCTGGAATG GCCTATTTACACTCCATGTGCATCATCCACCGGGACCTGAACTCACACAACTGTCTCATCAAATTG GACAAGACAGTGGTGGTAGCCGACTTTGGGCTGTCACGGCTTATagtggaagagaggaaaaggccTCCAGTAGAGAAGGCCACCACCAAGAAACGCACCTTACGCAAGAGTGACCGCAAAAAGCGCTACACTGTGGTGGGAAACCCCTACTGGATGGCTCCCGAGATGCTGAATG gcAAGAGCTACGATGAGACGGTGGATGTCTTCTCTTTTGGGATCGTTCTCTGTGAG ATCATTGGGCAGGTTTATGCGGATCCCGATTGCCTGCCCCGCACACTGGACTTTGGCCTCAATGTAAAGCTTTTCTGGGAGAAGTTTGTCCCAACAGACTGTCCCCCAGCCTTCTTCCCCCTGGCTGCTATCTGCTGCAAACTAGAGCCTGAGAGCAG ACCGGCATTCTCAAAGCTGGAGGACTCGTTTGAGGCACTCTCCCTGTTCTTGGGGGAGCTGGCCATCCCACTGCCAGCAGAGCTAGAAGAACTGGACCACACTGTGAGCATGGAGTATGGCCTAACCCGGGACTCACCACCCTAG
- the Limk2 gene encoding LIM domain kinase 2 isoform X4, producing MHISPNNRNAIHPGDRILEINGTPVRTLRVEEVEDAMKQTSQTLQLLIEHDPVPQRLDQLRMDAQLPPHTQSTGHALMLSTLDTKENQEGTLRRRSLRRSNSISKSPGPSSPKEPLLLSRDISRSESLRCSSSYSQQIFRPCDLIHGEVLGKGFFGQAIKVTHKATGKVMVMKELIRCDEETQKTFLTEVKVMRSLDHPNVLKFIGVLYKDKKLNLLTEYIEGGTLKDFLRSVDPFPWQQKVRFAKGISSGMAYLHSMCIIHRDLNSHNCLIKLDKTVVVADFGLSRLIVEERKRPPVEKATTKKRTLRKSDRKKRYTVVGNPYWMAPEMLNGKSYDETVDVFSFGIVLCEIIGQVYADPDCLPRTLDFGLNVKLFWEKFVPTDCPPAFFPLAAICCKLEPESRPAFSKLEDSFEALSLFLGELAIPLPAELEELDHTVSMEYGLTRDSPP from the exons ATGCACATCAGTCCCAACAACCGAAATGCCATCCACCCTGGGGACCGCATCTTGGAGATCAATGGGACCCCTGTCCGTACTCTGCGAGTAGAGGAG GTGGAGGATGCGATGAAGCAGACAAGCCAGACACTTCAGCTGCTGATTGAACATGACCCTGTGCCCCAGCGCCTGGACCAGTTACGGATGGATGCCCAGCTTCCTCCCCACACGCAGAGCACCGGACACGCGCTCATGCTCAGCACCTTGGACACCAAGGAGAATCAGGAGGGGACACTGAGGAGACGGTCTCTGAG GCGCAGTAACAGCATCTCCAAGTCTCCGGGCCCCAGCTCTCCCAAGGAGCCCCTGCTCCTCAGCCGGGACATAAGCCGCTCAGAATCCCTCCGCTGCTCCAGCAGCTACTCCCAGCAGATCTTCCGGCCCTGCGACCTGATCCACGGGGAGGTCCTGGGGAAGGGCTTCTTTGGGCAGGCCATCAAG GTGACTCACAAAGCCACAGGCAAAGTGATGGTCATGAAGGAGTTGATTCGCTGTGACGAGGAAACTCAGAAGACCTTCCTGACTGAG gtgaAAGTGATGCGGAGCCTGGACCACCCTAATGTGCTCAAGTTCATCGGAGTTCTGTACAAGGACAAGAAGCTGAACCTGCTGACCGAGTACATCGAGGGAGGCACACTCAAAGACTTCCTGCGCAGTGTG GACCCGTTCCCCTGGCAACAGAAGGTCAGGTTTGCCAAAGGCATCTCCTCTGGAATG GCCTATTTACACTCCATGTGCATCATCCACCGGGACCTGAACTCACACAACTGTCTCATCAAATTG GACAAGACAGTGGTGGTAGCCGACTTTGGGCTGTCACGGCTTATagtggaagagaggaaaaggccTCCAGTAGAGAAGGCCACCACCAAGAAACGCACCTTACGCAAGAGTGACCGCAAAAAGCGCTACACTGTGGTGGGAAACCCCTACTGGATGGCTCCCGAGATGCTGAATG gcAAGAGCTACGATGAGACGGTGGATGTCTTCTCTTTTGGGATCGTTCTCTGTGAG ATCATTGGGCAGGTTTATGCGGATCCCGATTGCCTGCCCCGCACACTGGACTTTGGCCTCAATGTAAAGCTTTTCTGGGAGAAGTTTGTCCCAACAGACTGTCCCCCAGCCTTCTTCCCCCTGGCTGCTATCTGCTGCAAACTAGAGCCTGAGAGCAG ACCGGCATTCTCAAAGCTGGAGGACTCGTTTGAGGCACTCTCCCTGTTCTTGGGGGAGCTGGCCATCCCACTGCCAGCAGAGCTAGAAGAACTGGACCACACTGTGAGCATGGAGTATGGCCTAACCCGGGACTCACCACCCTAG